The Ananas comosus cultivar F153 linkage group 4, ASM154086v1, whole genome shotgun sequence region aattcttttctaAGAAAAAGACATATGATGTTGACACATGATGATAAAAACTTTTCGtaccaaaaataattattggtcGCACCAAATAGATCCGTACATCCCTGCACCGTTCCATCATTTAattctcaaacaaaaaaaaaataaattaagcttcaaattataaattgggCAATTTAACAAAGTAGCAAGTTAGGTGGAATGATTAATGAGTTAGTTGTAACTTGTTCAACACttgaacataaaaaaaaaaaaaatttattttctaattatttacatttatatttttaaagataaatagttattttatattaatatatatgatatatattagaattcaaaaaaattttaagctatTTAAGTATTTAAAGAAAAGTTTTGAAGTCGGAGCCTATTCCTTTTCACCAAAGATTAGGTTCGGGATAAAACAGGCTTCATAGctgaaaattatatttatttcgTTGTTTGTTCTGTATAACTGTGAAGCTGtagttttttcaattttactctttgtttagCAGAAAGTAATTGGCGTAAAAGTTACAGGTACGAAAGACGtgttaatataaatatttgagtTTCGACCAAAGCTGAAATTTCAGCGAACAAGACAACGAAAGTGCGCATTTTCAACTTTACTCTTGCAACTCCGGCAAAGCAAATAGACCTATGGATATACGGGTGAATTTGGTGCaggcaaaatatatatatatatatatatatatatatatatatatatatatatatatatagagagagagagagagagagagagagagaNNNNNNNNNNNNNNNNNNNNNNNNNNNNNNNNNNNNNNNNNNNNNNNNNNNNNNNNNNNNNNNNNNNNNNNNNNNNNNNNNNNNNNNNNNNNNNNNNNNNNNNNNNNNNNNNNNNNNNNNNNNNNNNNNNNNNNNNNNNNNNNNNNNNNNNNNNNNNNNNNNNNNNNNNNNNNNNNNNNNNNNNNNNNNNNNNNNNNNNNNNNNNNNNNNNNNNNNNNNNNNNNNNNNNNNNNNNNNNNNNNNNNNNNNNNNNNNNNNNNNNNNNNNNNNNNNNNNNNNNNNNNNNNNNNNNNNNNNNNNNNNNNNNNNNNNNNNNNNNNNNNNNNNNNNNNNNNNNNNNNNNNNNNNNNNNNNNNNNNNNNNNNNNNNNNNttttttaaaattttttacttatttaatttcaagaaaattaatctatttctaaaaccttttttttttcagatttcacaaaaaaatagtattttaattttttgatatttccGAAAAAAATACTCGTTTtctgtaaaatttgatttttttttttttacaaaagctaggtttttaaaatcaaatagataaaaaaataaaaatattttcttttttttggaaaaattattttcaccccTTATGaaatgctttcttttttttttaaatttattttttggtttacaTGCATCGATTTAAAATTGACTAACGGTAATGATATGTTTACATCTAaagatattattctcttattaatatttattaatttttattactaaaaatttataaaatgtttATAAATTCTAAAATGAGTGAGGTGTAAAATTTACGACTTTTTATAGGTGTACATTTAGCatttatctataatttttttggataaactaaattttagttgattaaattaaaaattttatcaaataggaATTTAATAGCTAATTAGAATAGTTAAATCTAATAGTTTTGAGTAAAACtcactaaaaaaattagaagttaaagagaatttaattaaataaaactataatttgccccttttgtttggatgaaaatggaGAAGGGTGAAATAATTTTCGGTCGTAAATGATTATTTTTGCTATTTGTTTCGTTATAATAAAGATACCATCGAAACTCAAATTACCCgtaattgttatttttttttattttgtaaaaattaattctatataatttagtatattggtaaacatttttttttttattatcttattgaTTAgctagcaatattttttttgatcaaATGATGGATTATAGTGTTATTTAGCCCAAACTATATATTTACTTTCAAATATTAACATTTTATcgtcaaataaatattttgaatataaaattgcaAGTAATTCATCATCTTATTTTTCTATACTATTTcgtgtaaaaattttatttaaaaataacaaaaaagggCAATAATATCAAATGGtgcctaattattttattttaatagttttattaGGCTTGGTTGATAttgtttcttatttatttatttttaaattctaattttatataatttggtgtattaacaaaatatttttttctgttcttatcatgattaattaattagattgcAGTgactttctttaaaaaaaaaattaaaaacaaaaatctattaattttttttttatttgcaaacGAATAAGCTTGAATATAacgattataatttttttaatatttctttctacacaaattccatatatatagaagttttatttaaaaagtacaAGTAATTGTGGCTCCTGTTTCCGCCACGTTAagctaaaaaaacaaaaacaaaaaaaaaggaaaaaacaaaaaattaagcCCCTACGATTGCCTCGTGATCAATCACGTGGGGCCctatttttataagaaaaaatagtatataaataatttttattatctacttttttttttattattggattATTACTATTTCACCTTTCACCATTAAATCTTAGGTATgtaatggtaaaaaaaaattggtaataaatatttgttactatctaatttttcactATTAAATTTATcccttaattaattttatctgttagatcatGTTATTCTATCAAACACGGACTAAATTTTAGAAGGACCACTGTAAAATTTTCAGagacaaatattattttaattttatagtttttcatCCAAGTGAGATAAGCTTAGTAATAAAAAGGTCTAAATATTTAGCTGACTTTATAAAattacctttttatttttggtaaacttcaaatatcgcccctgtaatttcgcactttctcattttagtatcctgttatttaaagtgtattaatttagtatcctgtggtttcattatctttttttgtCACCTCATTGGTGAACATTTCATTAAATCATAtccaaaaacttcagatatcttttttataatttatcgaatattcactttagtatcttttagttctAACTTTATTaccgatttaacaaaaaaaattagtaaaaaaaataataaaaaaattaaactgtaaaatacgaaaataatatattttaagcTATAAGGTAAAAATACGAAATCATAAGAAtggaatttgaagttttccgtattcttttctcttttcccaCTGGGGACCGTGAAGACTGAAGTAGGGGTAGGTAGGTATGGTGATGCCTCCCGCCCGCATTATAAAATAGAAACGCGTCCTGCTGGCCAAAAGAGGAGGAGGCTTGCAGAGCAGACGGACGGGGAGAGGTAGAGAGAGTAGCGCATCTCATTCTGTTTGCTTGAGAAGTCtgctcctcctcatcctcctccgctCGCCTTCATCTTCTGAATCTTATTCTTTGTAAATTCAGAatctcatatattttttttttcaaaaaaatattctaaaaaaatggGGAACGGTGCGAACGAGCCGTTGCTGGCGGCGAAGAAGAAGGTGTACTACGAGAAGTGCCCCGGCTGCAGGCAGGAGCAGAAGAACGACTCCCACGCCGGCGTCCCCTACCTCGAGTTCTTCTACATTTGGATTGTCTGCTTGTGCTCcagtaagatttttttttttttttttcttttccttttctttttctagagCCTTGCTAGATCCACAATCCAAAATAGATTGTAATaattcactcttttttttttccctactaAATCTTGTAGAGATTACAATCTGTTTTGGTTGTAGACTTTTTTCTATTTGGTTTTTGCGTTTTCGAAACGCAGCTGCTTTGATATTAGggttcgtttgggattgcggggagattgcattATGTGCGgtgagattaaaaaaatatttttcgtatTTAATATTGCGTTTCGCAAATCgcgtcggttacgatatattttctacggttctACCAAAGAACGGagaagcatattcctatatattttttcctcaactccattttatttatttagatatatcttaataccaaactaagccttaaaaattaagaaataaaagatttttttttctttttttagtggAAAAGTACAAGTTTCTAAAATtagagtcttttttttttctttttttttttttgaaggtttAAAAGTTCAATTTGGCCTGTTAGGGTAGGCAAAGAAGTCTCTATTTTTGATGGACATAAAAAGGAAGAGGGAAAAACAAAAGAGTTTAGAAAAAAAGgttgttttttatttgaattgaagcataaggagagaaaggaagagagaaagagacatAAAATGACATTTGTTAAGGGAAAAAAGcgttttctctctattttttccATCTTTCACAAAgggcaagtttttttttttttttttttttcgtttttttgttttgttttgttttgttttttggtttggTGGATGGGGAGTAGAGAGGCCCTTTGTGGGAAAAGGGAAATTTcctaatggttttttttttttcaaaaaaaaagttcttaaTAGTGCAATGTTGAATAATTGATGGCTTAGATAGATCGATCAGATGGAGTGTGAAAGAATAGTAATTTGAACCTAGATCAATTTGGTGTAGTAGAAATTTTCTACTTTTACGGAGTTAatatgtaaattattatatGCTAAATTACATGAACCCCCTACTCTTTAGCCCGTCTCAATTTCCCTCGAGCATAAATCTGATGGAACTACTCGGCAGCGAAGTTTTTGAATCTGCATTGAAACAATTATCCTAAATTTTTAGATCTATTTGTGAAATTGGGAAAAATGCGTCGTTTATGCGGTGgctaatttagcctaaattatGTGTTGGTAACTTTCCATTAGGGATTCTCTTAGACCAGCTACAGTGGGTGTTCAAAGCGCAAATTCGTCGTTATATCGGTTGTACATATTGCAACTGTGAGACCGACATGTGGGTTCCGCTTTTCTGGGCCCCACTTGCAGTCACTGCTGTGACATATAATGTCATAGTACTAAAGAACAGATCCTTGTTTGAAGTTGTGATCTAATAGTGCTAATTACCTGATCAAAGAGGAGCTGAATATGTACGTTTTGTTGTTATAGATGAATTTGGAAAGATTAGATCACGCACATTTTGGATTAAACGAGTTGCGGTATTCAATCAATTTCTATATACACTAGTGTTTCTCATGTATTTAATTACTACATAACTTGTAATTTTCCTTTTTCCATGTCTCTAATGCGGTTACTAACGTGACTTTATTTGGATTGTCACCTTTTCAGCTCTACCGATTCAATCGCTGTTTCCCTATTTATATTTCATGGTACGAACAACTTATCCCGACTTCCTTTTCTACAGTTAGTATTCCTGTTTGAATATAAGATTTACAACAGCATATGATCGAATGGTCTCACATTCTGTATGAATGCATGGATATTGTGTCTGAGACTCATCCCAGTTATGTTGGTTTTGCACTATGAATTGAGACTTACTGTTGAGGTTGTCTCACCCCTAATGAGTTACAACCTAGTATACTCATACTGTAGTCACCTGGTGGTGTAAATAGATCGAAGGATCTCTGTGATTGTCTTCCTACATATGTAAATAAATCATCACAGCCAGTTTGGTTGTCAGAACGAGTTACACAGGGATAACCTTGTGATATGGGGGTTTCTTCAGTATTTATGACATTCACAAGTCCTAATAATCATGATTTTGAAAGGCACTATAGTGCACTTACACAGTGGTTTGTCATGTGGCGATGTGATGTCCTCAAAATTTGGATTTACTTGTTCGTTAGTATGTACTTCTCGGTATCTTTTAGTGTGAAATCCTTCCACTGGTACTATGTGTATAAAGTGGACTGAATCTACCTAATTATTTTTCCTTTGCCTCTCTAAATAGTCGGAACTGCCCCTAAAGTCAAGCCACCACAGCATGTTTCAAGCTATTCATGAAAAATTGACATGTCCCTATATGTTCTCTTGATTGTGCTAATTGTTGCTCTTGTACTGGTTATTTGTGATGCTGACAGATAAGAGACTTGAATGTTGCAGAACGAGAAGAAGATATTGGATATTATGCAGGGTTTGTTGGTGAGTATGTGTTTTTCAATTTATGTCATTTCGCTGCAGAATTGTAgttcctctcttcctctctcattaTTAAGAGTTTGCCTGTAGTCACTTACAAATCTCATGTGGTAATGTCTTCGTTAACTTCATTGATTTTCCATTAAAGGGGCTGCATATATGTTTGGAAGAACTTTAACTGCCGTGCTATGGGGAGTGGTTGCTGATAAATATGGAAGAAAACCAGTTATAGTGATCAGTATTCTTTCTGTGTAAGAAAAGCTCCAGTATCATTAATCAATGCTCGCGATTTGCTGTTTAGATATCTCATAATAACTTTTGTACCCATTACATGATCCTTTGTATATTTTTGTGTTATCTATTTCAGAATCATATTTAATACACTCTTCGGACTGAGTACAACTTATTGGATGGCAATTGCAACTAGAGCACTTCTTGGATTTCTATGTGGTTTACTAGGGCCGATAAAGGTTCTATTTGATATACGCAAATAATCGAGTAGATCATTGTGATATAATAGAGATTTTGACTCCACCTCTTTCTTTTAGTAAATGTATTGCTTTGGCTTTCTGTCCAGGCTTATGCTTCAGAAGTCTGCCGGAAGGAACACCAAGCACTAGGGTTATCACTTGTATGCCATCTTCCTTTTGAATATCTATTTCAAAATCTTGTTGgtcttttttcccccctttgaAAACTAATTAGTGATGAACATTGTGTTATATAGGTCACTTCGTCACGAGCCATAGCTCTGGTTGTTGGCCCGGCTATTGGTGGCTTCCTCGCACAGGTGATGACGGTTTCACTTTGTTACTTCTGTCAGACATGTCACTTAAAACATGCACAGCTCGTTTTTCGTTCAAGTAAAGATTAAACTAATGAGAAAATTGAATAACTTGGCTCTGTAATATTTCTATTACTTCTATTTGAAAATGCCTACTAGTAACTGCTCTCATATAGGCCCAAGAATTTACTCATATTGTTTTAACATTTCAAAGGTCTTTTTGTGTGCTCGCCTTAATTATCGCAGCATCTTTATTTATTGCAATTATTTGAAATCTTACTTCTGTGCCTTTTGATGCGCATTACATCAGCCTGCAACAAAATATCCAAATATTTTCTCTGAGAACTCTATATTTGGGAGGTAAGacaatatatatttgtattttttgacCTTTCATGCATATGTACTTGTTgcttaatttgaaattttccaaTGAATTTCAGGTTTCCATACTTCTTGCCTTCCTTTGCTATATCAGTTATAGCAATTGCCGCATTTGTAGCTTGTTTCTGGCTTCCGGTAAGTTGAGACTCCGTCTATATTATCGTTCTTATTATTTGTGGGATATCATTGTTTAATTCCATTTGTTGAAGTTATATTTTGTACTACGTACACAAAACTAGTACATGCCTGTATGATCATCTAGCCTGCATCCTCTATCTTTCCTATATGATCTGTTCTTGTTATTCCTGCCTACTAGCACTACAACGGTATCACAGGCACATTCTCATTCCACAATGTGGTATATGCCTCTAAAACTAAACTGTTTATTGTGTTTAGCGTTAAACTAAACTCAAATGGTATATCTCCGAAACAAGAGACTCGGCATTAAATAAAATTGTTGtacttagattttttttgttttttgcagGAAACTCTGCACATGCACCATGACGTGGAAGACGGATCCGTAGAGTCCCTAGAGGCATCATTAAGTGGCTCAGATTCTGACGTAAATGCTAAAGCTACTGAAGAAAGCGAAGTGACTTCTAAAAGGAGCTTGTTTACTAACTGGCCGCTGATGGCATCAATAACAGTTTATTGCATCTTCTCTCTTCATGATACGGCCTATGCTGAGGTGATACTATCTTGACGTGTTTCCTTGCATTGTTCTTGTTTGGAAATGATGGTGCACCTTTAGCACTTGGGATAGACATTTATtatttcgaaaaataaaaagaaagagttgAAATTTTCTAGATTTCTCATTCAGCTTTGATCTCTTTTAGATATTTTCTCTTTGGGCTGTGAGCGCCAAGAAGTACGGAGGTTTGAGCTTTTCATCTCAGGATGTGGGTATGGTGCTCTCTATCTCAGGTATGTTGTATTTGTCTGCACTTCAATGTATGCATTGTACATACCAAGATACTCACAATATGTATGTCTTCTGAGAGTGGTGATCTTAAGGGTTACTGAGAAAACTTGGATCAACATAGTTTCGAACAATGCTTTAGGATGGATACATAAATGTTGGATGATGTTAATGCCGATACTAACTCTGAATAAATGGAACACATTTGTGGCAAATGCTGTACATTCAAGAAGATACGAAAATAGATATATCATATTCGCCTTCTATTGCTAAATGATTGCAGCTTATGAGATAACAAATAGACATTCAACTCTAGAAATTTGTCTCCACTTCGGCGGAGTTATTAGAACTAGGTGATTTTTCCTCAACAACGTAACATTGATTACACTGAAAATAGAGTTCTTTATCTAAAATTCCTCTCTCCTAGCTTGAGCTCCTAAATTAGCCGAAATGTAAAGTAGTTGATTGGCTAGTTATTAATCTGCTAGGTAAACACTCTTTGTTGTGGtcctttccaaattttaaattacaacatTTTGAAGTGTCTATGTTGTTAATTATTATGCGGTACCACTATGTGGTGTTTTCCATCTTGGCATATTATAGAATATTGCGTTTATGAAGCACTACATAACTGATCATTTTGACATCAGGTTTCGGTGTTCTGGTCTTTCAACTTCTTTTTTACCCACCAGTTGTGAAACGACTAGGATATATTACACCCTTCCGTGCAGCAGCGGTATGCAATCATGACCGTCATTTTCGAATACTCACAACTTTGAATTGATGTAGATCCTTGATTGTGTAGCATGCTTAATATTTGCAGGTCTTATCTATTGCACTGCTTGCCACCTATCCATTTATGACCAACCTATCTGGGTTCATGCTTCAATTAGCAGTGAACTCAGCATCCCTTCTAAAGAATGTTTTTGCTGTAAGTATAATTTCTGATTTTCTActccatttgttttttttgtgtggCTATACGATTAAATGAACATTATTAGCTTAGATTATAATAAATTGACCGCATCTACACAAATATTTTATTGGTACGACTCAGTAATTTAGCGCTACATTCAAACACTATCTTTTCCTTTTCGCAGTATGTCAGTTCAGCATAGTCACGACTggctaaaaaagaaaaacgtgTATTCTTGCCCTTGAATTATACACCGAATAGGTTATATGAAAAATTCTTTATCCGAAATAGAATTATTAACTAGATTTGCTTTTAAAATAGTTAATTTTCCTCACTCTATTCCAAGGACAGATTTGGTTGAAGCTATTAAAGTACTTTCTGGTATTATCAGAGTCTTTCGATGCTAATACTATTGAGAGAAAACAAATGTTAGAACATCATTTTTAAAGATCCTTGTTATACATATTCT contains the following coding sequences:
- the LOC109709682 gene encoding probable peptide/nitrate transporter At3g43790; amino-acid sequence: MGNGANEPLLAAKKKVYYEKCPGCRQEQKNDSHAGVPYLEFFYIWIVCLCSTLPIQSLFPYLYFMIRDLNVAEREEDIGYYAGFVGAAYMFGRTLTAVLWGVVADKYGRKPVIVISILSVIIFNTLFGLSTTYWMAIATRALLGFLCGLLGPIKAYASEVCRKEHQALGLSLVTSSRAIALVVGPAIGGFLAQPATKYPNIFSENSIFGRFPYFLPSFAISVIAIAAFVACFWLPETLHMHHDVEDGSVESLEASLSGSDSDVNAKATEESEVTSKRSLFTNWPLMASITVYCIFSLHDTAYAEIFSLWAVSAKKYGGLSFSSQDVGMVLSISGFGVLVFQLLFYPPVVKRLGYITPFRAAAVLSIALLATYPFMTNLSGFMLQLAVNSASLLKNVFAATIMTACNILQNIAVPQEQRGAANGISVTAMSIFKAIAPAGGGAIFSWAQKHQDLPLLPGDQMIFFILILVEAVGLILSFKPFLRVPSSMTRS